ACAGTAAAGTCTGACTGTTGTTCTAAGTAAGTAGGTTCCTGGCTTATTTCCTGAAGGTGCATTACCAACCCATGTGTATTGTAGATGTTAACTCAGTTTTCTTTGATTCTGGCAAGTGTTTGTATATTTAGCCTCATCATGGAAGACTTATGGTCTGCAATCTTTTAATAAACATGGAAACAGCGTGGAAAAAAAGCTTGTAATATAAATGCTACTGATAGGTGGGGCAAAAATGTGCCCAAGACGTAGGAGGAGGatccacacaaaaaaaccccacccaaagtcaaccaaccaaccaaaaaaatatCTACAATTTTTGGTATTTAAATCATTTTATTATAtcattgatttttaaatctAGGAAGACGATGCTTGTAGTATGATTATAGAAATGGTGATAGCGACTGTACTACTTCCAACAGGTAACATTCCAGGCTTGCAGCATTTCCGAAGCAAGGTATCTCTATGATCAGCTAGCCACAATTTGTCCCATTGTGGTAAGTAATGGACATGTGTCAGATGAACTCTTCCTTAGTGTCAAAAGCCActacatgtaaaaaaaaaataaaatttaaattacaagCTCACAAATTTGGTGCTCTGGGAGAAGTGTCAGACTATTTCTAGGTTGTCACATGAGTTGTGTTATCTGTTTAATGTGCAAATGACACCACAAAACAGATGATACCTGTTCTTTCCCGGTCCTCATATCTGTTTATTCTCCTCTGCCCTCACTCCCACATGCACAAGACTCCTGTTGAGTAgttctaaaaatacatttggggtggtttttctTGGAATCAAGGCAAGTTCACTcctgaaaacaatttttaatttttcaactCTGCGCTGGTGTTACAGAGGATTTCAGCTTAAGTTGTTTAAAGCTGTCCCTTTTGTAAGCATGTGGTCATAAACAGATGTTTATAGCAGGTGTTACAGAAATAAAGTATCTCTCTGGTCTGGATGGTGAGCAGATCCTGCCCTGAGTGAGGTATGTTCCAGCTGTGTTGCTAAGGTGCTTGGCcaaacaaaaattaacaaaataaaatgcctgCCAGGTGAGCTTGTAAAGTTTCAAAGTGTGCAAGCAGAATACTTGCTGATTTGTCACAAAATTGCTTCTGCCTATGTCATTTTTGTGTTCCTTAAATGCTGATCTGTAGAGGTAAAAACATTTGGAGAGTGTCAGATGCCACTTCAGTAATGCAGCCCCCCATCTAAGCATTTTCTGGAGGTAGCAGTTGAGAAATTTTCGGTTATACAGGCTTTGGCTGTACGTTACACTGAAGTATATACTTGAATTACTTCTGGACCAGCATGTTTCCCTTTCCAGTAGGGCTGTATTTTGCTTTTGGTTCCTTGGCCTGTCCTTTGTTTTCATATGagactgttttattttagaTGGCATTGAGTGCTGCATCTCCATTCTACAGAGGCTACGTGTCTGATATTGACTGTCGCTGGGGAGTAATCTCTGCATCTGTAGATGATCGAACACGCGAAGAGAGAGGGCTAGAGGTGAGTAATGTTAGGTAGTAGatgtctgggttttttcagGTAAAAAAGTTAAATCTCCTTTAGCATCAAATTCTGCTTGTGCTCATCAGAATCCATAAAGAGGGAATATAgtggtttttttggaaaatattgGAAAGATGGTGTAAACACTCACCTTGGTCGTACAGTTTGTCTtagcaaatatatatttttaattaggtATGGAATCCCAGTCCTCCACAGCTTGCTGAAAAGGGCCCCCTGTGATGAAACTTCTCAGTTTGTGCTTGAGCCCAAAAGGCAAAAATTGCTCTGGATTAAATAGCAGGTGCTGCCAAGTAATATAAACTAGAACTATGTGAAGAGAGCCAGATGTCAGAACTCGAACCTAAAGTTTCTCTAAGAAGGAATTTGCATTCAAGGCACTTAGAAAAtagttttaataataaatagttttaaaaatctaCTTGAAATTTAAAAGCATCTCTAACAATGTACATGTAGTGAAACTGTATTGGTATGTGTTGCAATAGTTGTAATAATGCTTTCCAGGTACTTGGGGTAATGGTATATTATATCAGGAAGAAGTTTCCACTTCTAGAGATTTCTAGTCAATGTGTGATGACTGGTTTTTTGCTCAGATACATATGTCTGCAAACAAAATAGTCATAATTCCAGAACTGCTTTCTATTGATCCTATTTAAGACTCAtgcttttttaataattttaattgagACTGTAGGGCTTTTTTAAACAGGGTAATAATTCTCACATAAGTGTCATTAGTGAGCGAAACTTAGGTAACATTGTTAACAAGCTGTTAAAATATTGTATTCTTAAATTATATAGCCACTGAAGAACAACCATTATAGAATCAGTAAATCCAGATATGATTCCATAGACAGTTATCTATCTGAATGTGGTGAGAAATACAATGACATTGATTTGACAATAGACAAAGATATCTACGAGCACCTAATAAAGGAAGGTAAGTGCTTGCTTCATTATGAGCAGGTTAAGAATTATGTTTGCAGTGTGTGgggatattttggttttgttcttgtttgttACAATCATTGTGCAGCCCTCAGAGTTACTCCTACTCAGGAAGTATCTATGTAGTGTGATCTTgagagttttttaaaaaggattcATTTATAACAGAAACTGTCCCTAATGCATCAAACTGAGTTTCTCAAGCTGAAGttaatattttatctttatgGAGAGAGCAGAACTGCTTTAGGAAACATGGCACAGAGTGCatcagaaaacaggaagaaacagGCAGCCACACCAATATTCAACTGCCATTTCCAAACAAGaacctgttcttttttttttctctttaatcatttccttccttcctgaagTCATCATTTAAACTTTAACAGGATGTGGTGGGTTGAAGGTAGTATTGCAGAGTTGGATGTTTTCAGTCTtgtaaaaaaatttttcctaGAGCCTGTTTTGATATGTGTGAATtgtttgaattttcattttgtagGTATTGACCACCTTTTGGCACAGCATATTGCACACTTGTTCATTCGAGACCCATTGACTTTGTTTGAGGAGAGAATACATCTAGATGATGCAAATGAATCCGACCATTTTGAGGTTATGTCTGATTTGGAGGAatttagtaaatattttcatatgtaTAGTTGTTTATTCTTTATAGTACTGCTTAACTGGAGGATGGCTGTAGTAGCTAAGAATTTTTTCATTGCACTTTCACTTCAACTAGTTCTTTAGCATGACTTTGCAGTAATaagcatattatttttttatcttttatttagaAGGTGATGGCTTATActttaaaccaaataaaataaGAAGAGCCCAAATTATAGCTGTATATATCAGTGTTAAGGGGAACTGTCTGTTTTTGTGGCCTCCTAAAAACCGTTTTGCATTTTAGTTATGTAGAAACGTCTCTCTTTTACAGTTTTGTGAGATAATAGCTATGGTGATATTAGGTATTTTTAGTTTGGGATGTGTCAACccctcataaaaaaaaaagtcagctgTATACTGGTGCCCTAGTATCTTGTACATAATACTCAACCACAATAGCATGAGAAAGTGTAACGTATTTGCTCCTAGGATGGGTACTTTTACTGGGGGGTTTAGGAAGTCATGCCACTTTGGAAGCACTTCTCTAACTTGATTGGCTGTTCCAAGGAAAATATTACGACTAGTTTatctgcttatttttctttgattatATTATAGAATGATGTGTATCTTGACTGTGACAGATTATTTCATGTGCTTTGCAGAATATTCAGTCTACAAACTGGCAGACAATGAGGTTTAAGCCACCACCTCCCAATTCAGATATTGGATGGAGAGTGGAATTCAGACCTATGGAGGTAAGAAAGACGTCAGTATGCACAAGAGTGCATTTCCTTTTAAGTGGAAAAGTACCAGGCATTATGCCATCCAGTATCAAACTCTTATTACTTGTGCTGTGGTTTCTCCCCTCTGAATTGCTAGATGCAAGTGAAGTGGACAGCAGTGTTTAATCAGACGTGAACTGTGGGAATGTAACTGACAGGTGAAtccactgcagcacagcaacGCATGCTAATGGCTTTGGGGTGATGGGGAAAGGAATTAGGCTTGTATTAAAGCAACAGTAAACAAAGCCCCATTTAGCTTCtagaaactgtatttttccaGTACATTTCCTGGTACTGAACAATTCTACtgtcattgttttgtttttcatgagtGCTTTAATTCTGTAGCTGTCAGTTTCTGAGCTCTCTGAATTTAATCCCTTTAAGGAGTGGAAATTTAAAAGCTACTATACATCTGTAATTAGACAGAGAGCCTGAAGGTGCAGTAGATAGTCTTTTGAAACACAATTGTGTTTTGGTATCGGATTGAAGGTTGAGTTTGTTgaagcatgtgtgtgtgcattgtGCATTTCAAGTCACTGCTGATGATTCCTGTGTGTGCGTCACCAtcttggggtgtgtgtgtgtgaatacaAGCACCAACGTGAACATTCAAGTCAAAGTGTTTTAAACTGTCCTCAATATTTGACTACTTGCACGAGTGTGTTCTCACTACAGTAATTGACTTTCTAATCCTTTCATGTCTAGGTCCAGTTAACAGACTTTGAAAACTCTGCGTATGTTGTGTTTGTGGTATTGCTAACCAGAGTGATTCTGTCGTATAAACTGGATTTTCTCATTCCTTTGTCCAAGGTAGGTGTGAAAGATCAGATCCATTAGAAATAAATGCAATGTATTTGCCTGATTTTTATCCCCTGCAAGCTAGGAAATAATATTTGTGCACTTACAGAATAGTCATTTTATCTTTCAGTCAGTTTTCATCTATAGCAGTACTTTGAATTGATGTCAACTCTACAGTATTAAACAATTTTACTGCTGTCTCATGGAATTAAACTTATAGACAAATGCTGTAGGAATTTCTGTGGTGCCTAGCAGTGTCTGACTACTGCAGAAATGTCGAGAAATACCATTGCCACAAGGCTGTTTGGAGGCTGGGAAAAGGGCATGTTTGGAGCATTTTACGTGGTTGGGGAAATAACCCGTGgaggacaaaataaaaactttagATACTTATTTTAGCATGACTGTTGCCTATGTCTCATGCTAttattctctgttttgtttgtatctggtggagagggaaaggaggagtcAGCATGCTTAGTGTTACACAGTATTTGAGTGGAAACAAATACTGCTGATTCTGGTCACAGCTGTGACTTGTATTTAGACAGACCAGCCATGCAAAATGTGCTTTTGCCTTAATCTTGTCCTCAAAATTGCTGAACTGTTTTGTGTGAAACTGTCCCTACATATCCTCTTTCTGAGGCCCTTGAccaaaaaatgtctttttagaTGTATATTCCTGCAGTGTTATAGGTAACTTTAAAAAAGGTCTTGTAGTGCAGAAGGCTTTTGACAAACTCCCTACTGGAAAATCCCGGTTGTGTTGGCTACAGCATAGCCGTGTATCCTGTGGCTTTTCATAGTATTTTCTAATTAAACTGGAGAAAAACACTGAAGCTGTAAATTTACAGTAATGATACCATACATTTGGTATGACTTCTAAAATGAGATGTCAGGGAGTTCAGACTTGATAAATAATGCAGCAATTTAGCACTTATATTACATAGTTACTTGTTATTTAAAGTGTCTCAAAATGACACAATTTTTAACTACTAGTTAAAAATGTTAAAGAGATTAGGTGCTGAAAGAACCTGAACAGAACTGGGGGACTGGTGGGCTTAAAATTGCTTGAGCTCACCAAGTAATTTGGCAGGTAATGCAACATAGAATTGCACAAACATTGGTAAGCCTGCCTCTTTCAAGTAAAATAATAGGGAGTTATGGGGCTAATCTCACACTAATCTTTGCTGTCTGATTGAATGCGGTTGAACACTCATCAGCTGGGACTGGAGTTCTTTCAAACTTTCAAAACAGCCTGTTGTGTAAATTAGTTTCataatatgaataaaaatagacatttgaaaacaaagcttTGAAAGGTAAGAAGTAAAGATTTTGCATTGCCCTTAATTAAAGGTCAAAGAATTCAGCAAATCCATATCCTTTCTTCTGAAGATAATGCGGTAAAGCCGATGTCCTAAAGCTGTATGATGTTAATTCCCTGAGAACATACTGACCAAATAAGTTGGACAAAATCTTCCATCCAGGAATACAGAGCAATGCTTATGTCATTTGCAGAGCACATGTACTTTGTCATTTGCAGAATTTTTGAGAAGTCTGCAATTTAGAACTTCTTTACTAGCAATCTTAAGTTGAAATATCTAACAGATGTTTGCGAATGGAATAGATACAATTCCCATACAAAGTTACTTGAATGCTGTTTCCAAAAGTTTGTTTAATATGGTGATAACTCTTCTGAAGGCAGCAatgattttgttaataaaagaaGCAAGCTGTGGCTAGGGAAATagcaattttcttcttctgtactCATTTGAATTGCATCTAAATATGCAAAGAAGTCTGCCACGTGGGATGCAACATGTTAATCAcaaattttcctgtgttttcatcCAAACTTAAATTAGCATAGCATGTTCTAACAGGAGACCATTACCTTTTTCCGCTGGAGACCCAGTTTCATAAAAAGTCGTCTCTTTGTGGGTTTGTACTGGACACTGAAGAATGAAATCAAACTTATCTCCACAGCTTGACCTGTGCGATGAAATAATAAGAAACATAGTAGATGTTTCAACTTATGAAACCAAAATGTGAGAGTTTGGTAGAGTCCTACTGCTCCAAAGAGTCACACATCTCTGAAATACTTCTTTTGCCAGGTGGATGAAAACATGAAAGTGGCCCAGAAAAGAGATGCTGTCCGACAGGGAATGTTTTACTTCAGGAAAGATATATGCAAAGGTATCACAACAAGCAATCTGACTAACACTATTGTCAATGGTAAGTGCATCTGCTGCCTTCTAACCATTTTGTCCTTTCCCTTTGTCACCCATGAAGGAGGAAATGCTGTTGTGGATGGATGTGGCTCTGCACAGAATGGGGCAAGCACCGACACAGAAGAGTACACCTTGATGAGCATTGATACTATTATCAATGGAAAGGTCATAGCCTCTTCTACTTGGAACACACTGTATTCTGCCCTCCCAGAAACCAGACTGAGTGTGTTTTATGCTGATTCTGTTCTCGTACACAGGAAGGAGTCTTTCCTGGTTTGATCCCAGTTTTGAATTCCTATCTTGAAAATATGGAAGTGGATGTGGACACAAGGTGCACCATCCTAAACTACCTGAAGCTAATAAAAAAGAGAGCCTCTGGTATGTTTGACATTTTTGGACATCGATTTTCCTggcattttcctgctttcagttGGGTAAAACTGATGGCAGTGGTGGCTGTCTGGTTTAAGTGTTGAATCATGAAAGCAAAGGACTGGAGCATGTTCTCTGGCTTTAATCTGATCCTGTTTAATTTTGATTATTAATGTTTAGTGATCCATTTTAGAATTTAAATTAGTAACCAATAAAGTTTAGAGGGTAGCATATGTCCAATCCAAGATTTCTCTGTTCAGCACCACttactgctgcttttgccaGTGTACTCTCCACTTTGTAGGAGTTTGTACATATACTAACCCACTTTTCCCTGTCACTTGGGAGGTGTAAGAGTGAGGCTGGGTCTGGTAGCCTGCTTGGTGTTACTGGTGTGACTCCAAAGCATGCTGCTCCAAAGGATTCATAAGTCTAAACTCAGGTATGCTAGAGCATAGAACATAGGCTTTAGCTCCCTGATAAGGAAGCCCTTCTGTAAGTAGCAAAACTCCTTCAACACAGAGCAACCCAGGCTTTTCTGGTCTTTCCCATGTTGCAATGTTTTTCAAGACAGGTGGTATAAAGactctttattttccttcttaaaatgCAGCAGTATAATGAGTAAAAGATGTAGGCTGAACTTTAATTCAGAACTGAGTGCTTAGCACAGACTTCAGCagctttttaactttttctttgcaaatcCCTTGAACACCTGCCTTGCAGTAAATTTAGCAAGATAATTTTAGTCTCTTAAttcaagacttttttctttcccctccccccccaattttaaattaaagtatTGCATTCCTTTTTAGTTCTTGAAAATTGCTGTAGAAACTTCTACAGCATGGGTATTCTAGGTAAAGACCTTTTCAAAGCTGAGCTGGAAATCTGGACTTTCTCTCACCTGGTAATTCAGTACTTTAGCAGTACTTCAGAATggtaataaatttttaaatatttgcttgtCTGTTGTTGGATTTTCCCCTTCAGAgaaatacttttgaaaaaacAAGGAATGCATAAGTGACCTGGGTCCAACCCCTACTGGCAGGTGTTTCCCTCCAAAGAACAGCTTTGCTACCTGGTATGCAAAGTTGCAGTCATTGCAAAAGTCAGTTCGTGTATTTACACAGTCCTAAAATGTGTGAGAGTGAGGTAGATAAGAGTCTAGGGTTTATGGTTTAGCTCTAATGAACTGAAATGACATTTAAATGATGCTCCTTAAGAGCCAGAATTCACAGAATAAAAAGCATTAGGTATTGTATTACTGTGCCATGATGTTTCTCAGTTGTGAGCTTTAGAGTATTCCAGTTTACTCTCAATCTTAAATCAAATGTTCCTGATCTGCAGCCTGTCTAGCATGTCATGTCCACAAAGAGTGGccatttttctgatttctctcCTCAAATGGTGAACACAACACTCGTGAGTTAAACACTGACACCTTAGCTGCTGTGGCTGTAACCTTGCCCTGATATCATCCATCTGAGCTTCAGTTACAGCCTCTCTTGCAGCACAGCGGGGTATTGCCCTCCTGGTCTCTGTCTAGGTGGTGTGTGACTGCCACCACTCAGTGAGACTACAGATTTGGTAGGCAGGCAGCAGGTGCTGACCACCACCAAATATTAATGAGAGCAGTACTGAGATAGCAGCATCAAGCAATCCTTGTCCTGCTGTGCTCTCCTGGCTCCCGGCTGCCTGCAGTGTGGGAGCTCTCTCGGCCAACGCTGGTGCAGCAGTCAACAGTGCTTGATGAACGGTCACAAATGTGATTTCCATGATCTTTGCCTTGCCCTTGAAGCAGTTACACTTTTGGTTCCCATAAAGTCATACAGTAAGAAATGCCACAGTTCTATTATatgcactgaaaaaaagtaGTTCCTGTAGTTTTGAGTGTTTAGTTTAAATGCTCTTCCCAGTTATTCCATGATATGCCTTCTAGTTCCTATGTTGTAGGAGCACATTTTTCTACTCAATTCTCATCAACATTCATAATTGTTCAGACCTCTCCAGTACTTCTGAACAACTTCAGTTGCTTCTGAGCTTGCAATTCCCTTTGTCTTGTCTCTCCTTGCTTGGAAGTTGTCTCACACCTTTTGTCAGTCTATGGTGCCTTATCCCTGTACGATCTTTGAGagccacaggctgtgctgcacaTTTACACTGTGACAAGGATGGGGAGTGCCTGGCCACTAGGTGTCTATGTTGGTGTGCACTGGactgctcccagctcctcctgcataGACAGCCTGTAAGGCTTTCAGTCCAGGAATGTGTCTCTTTTTTATGCCTTACTCTGCTGATCTCCTGGCTCCACTGCTTTTCTTGCAGGCCTCCTGCTTCTTGTTGGTATGAGAAAGTTTTCCTGTGAGTTTTTATTGTCttcaataaaaaatgtttcttgggtattgggttttttttctgccctcttCTTCTATAAAAATTCTGGCCTCATTCTTTAAAACATGACTTCTGGTTTTTGAaggacatttttatttctaataaccttttttatctgcttttctttcctgtattttttttgcaatttttctcatttgtgtTCATGTACCTCTGTTCAAAACCACTGCtagcatatttttaaacagtcttggatgctttttactttttattgtGTGTTCCTCCATGCTTTCTCCAGCTagattcctctttctttttataaTATTCTTAAACTGAAAACTTCTGTGGTGGAAGTTCTTGATTCTTTCCACTCTCATGAGGAAACTGATGTTCCAGTAGCTAGCCATAAAAGTTTTGCTAGGCTCTTCGAGCATCCCATCAGCCTATCTTAATGTCTTGCTGTCAGAGTTACCTTAAACTTGTAGTAGTTAAGGTTTGCCTGCATATGCGGCATTCAGGAGCAAGATTTAGCAGCCTGGCCTCCAGCTGCTACTTTCTAGGAATGTCAGTTCTCCTGCAAGTGGTGTGTGCTCTTCAAAGACCCTGTATAGAAGTGTTGGGGACCTTTAGGCACTTGCTGACCACTCCAAGTATTGTGTAGTGAAGCAGAGGTAGTGTGTCCAAACCAGAAATTGGTACAATTGGGaacctgccttttttttgcTAAGTAGCTGCCAGAGGGAGAAAGAATAGTAAGCAAAGGTAGACAGATCAAAACTAGCAGCGGAGCTGGATGaactacaaaattattttgtatatatatagttgTGTAGAGGTGTCTGTTGGCTCATCTCAGTCAGATTCTGTTAAATGAAATGTTTAGGACATCTTGCTGTACAGTCTCTTGGTAACACCTGTTCCAGTAGCTACTTCTCTCTGCACTATGTCATTGCAACATCTGAAAGTTTGAAGATTGCACCAGATGAATGGCTTTTAGATCACCAGTGGTATGTCAGCCTAACTATGCCTGCAGTTTAGCCatatttgaaaaacaagaagTGTTTCTCGTGAAAGCATGGACTACTCTTTAACTGTGTATATAATGCAGAGAACTGTAGATGCTAAATTAGATATATAAACTGTGACATTTGACTTCCCCTTGCCCACAGGAGAATTAATGACAGTTGCTCGATGGATGAGGGAATTTATCGCACAGCATCCAGCCTACAAGCAAGATAGTGTGATAACTGATGAAATGAATTACAGCCTTATTTGGAAATGCAACCAAATCGCACAAGGCCAGGCAGAGTGTCCTGAACTGTTGGGGGCGGGATTTAATAAGAAACAAAGTGGAAACAAAACTGACTCTTTGTAATGAATGA
This DNA window, taken from Pseudopipra pipra isolate bDixPip1 chromosome 3, bDixPip1.hap1, whole genome shotgun sequence, encodes the following:
- the GCLC gene encoding glutamate--cysteine ligase catalytic subunit, giving the protein MGLLSQGSPLSWEETRRHAEHVRRHGILQFLHIYRALRDRHKDVLKWGDEVEYMLVKFDHENKKVRLALCGEEVLQTLQEKGEKVNPNHPTLWRPEYGSYMIEGTPGQPYGGTMSEFNTVQDNMRKRRQEAASVLKENEAVCTVTSFPRLGCPGFTLPEYKPRPVEGGASKSLFFPDEAINKHPRFSTLTRNIRHRRGEKVVINVPIFKDKNTPSPFIETFPNDDGEAAKAAKPDYIYMDAMGFGMGNCCLQVTFQACSISEARYLYDQLATICPIVMALSAASPFYRGYVSDIDCRWGVISASVDDRTREERGLEPLKNNHYRISKSRYDSIDSYLSECGEKYNDIDLTIDKDIYEHLIKEGIDHLLAQHIAHLFIRDPLTLFEERIHLDDANESDHFENIQSTNWQTMRFKPPPPNSDIGWRVEFRPMEVQLTDFENSAYVVFVVLLTRVILSYKLDFLIPLSKVDENMKVAQKRDAVRQGMFYFRKDICKGGNAVVDGCGSAQNGASTDTEEYTLMSIDTIINGKEGVFPGLIPVLNSYLENMEVDVDTRCTILNYLKLIKKRASGELMTVARWMREFIAQHPAYKQDSVITDEMNYSLIWKCNQIAQGQAECPELLGAGFNKKQSGNKTDSL